From the Deltaproteobacteria bacterium genome, the window TCGACGGTCACCGCGGCGCCCGCCTTCGGCACGACGCAGGCGAGCGGGCGCTCGTCCCAGCGGGGGTCCGGCACCCCGATGACCGCGGCCTCGAGCACGTCGGGATGCGCCATGAGCGCGTTCTCGAGCTCGACCGAGGAGATCCACTCGCCGCCCGACTTGATGACGTCCTTGGCGCGGTCGGTGATCTG encodes:
- a CDS encoding fatty acid--CoA ligase encodes the protein QITDRAKDVIKSGGEWISSVELENALMAHPDVLEAAVIGVPDPRWDERPLACVVPKAGAAVTVDELRTFLASHVARWWVPERWSVIGEVPKTSVGKFDKKALRARHERGELVVVVTKPEGRG